CATGTGACAGTTACATTCCTGGTCACCATAGCGTCTTTGCTGGTAATGCCCTTTACTGGTATCTTCCTGGCTATATACTAAAGTTTGATATGGGCATGGAGAGCCTACGTGTGATTCGGAAACTTCCTGTTGCGAAAGATTGCTACGATACAAGCCATATTATCCGCTCAAAAGGTGGCGGTGTTGGCATTGCTTTTTTGTCATACCCTACCTTTCAAGTGTGGGACATGAAGAATTTCAAGAAAAAAAACAATTGTCATGGTGGAACTAGATGGGCGCTGCGGAAGCCTATTAGTCTTGAGCTAGGATGTGGGAGTGGTATAAGGATGAAGCAAGCTATAGTGGGGTATGACGAGGACGGGCATCAAATCTTCTTTCGAGTGGGGAGCAATATCTTCATTGTCGAACTTGTATCAATGAAGTCCAGTAAACTATGGAGAAGCTATTCTACACACAAATATCATCCTTACACGTGTTACTATACTGCAGGTAACTGCTCATCTTTAAATTGTTGAgttatatattactccctccgttcctaaatatatgaggttttggtagttcaaatttgaactaccaatcatatatttaggaacagggggagAAATATCCAATTATTTTTGCTAGTTTGTTGCCGCCGGATACCTCTTTTGTTTTTTGAAGTGTTCACCACAAACTTAAATTTAGTTATACATTTTTATTCCTACTTGGATGTAGGAATATCGCAGCCTCATCATTCTTAAAGTCTTAGATTAGCTGTTAGAATATGAAACTATATTTACTATTGATTGTGCCATTAAGATGCATTTTCAATACATCTTATATGAAACCTTTATGAAAATCCTTTTACGTATTTAAGGTAGACAAGTCGCATGTAATTTTGATGGGAAATCTTATATCATAAGATCTTAGAATACCAGATCTAAAGGGaacattattacttcattttacatGCAACATTTATCATAGCAAGAGTTTTCATTTAGACATAGTTATAGCATAAAAGAATCATTAGATGTGAAAAACTTACTCGAACTTGCCTCTTCATGATGTTTTAGGATAAGGTAATGATATTCTTCATGTAGACACCACATAGCTGAAATTTGTGGAGAGTAAGAGGAAGAGTAAGAGCAAGATGGCAGGCCTTTGGACGTTTTGTTGCATTATAGATAGAAATTAGCACTCAAAGAGTTGGTTTTCCGCTTCCTACTTATGCTATTTATCAATTGATCACTGCTTGCAGCCCTCGAAACTTCTGCTGATAATGCAAGTATGACATACGGTGGAGACCAAGAAAATACTGCTCAAGGAGGAAGCGTGCAAATTTAAGCGGGTGCCAGTGTCTATGTGTGTATAGATTGAACTTGAGTATTTCATTAAGACAAACAGATGAGCCATCTATTTATAAAGAAGTTTGATTAGTCTAAAGTTTGGAAAGTTTGGAATGCTACAAGTTCAGCAAGGACCCAACTAAACCTGGGCAGCCTCCGGTCCGGGCCTGGCTTTGTAAAGCCTCGCCTCAAAAtctcaagcccaagcccggcccggcccggctcgAAACATACGAACAATGCTCCTTTTTATTAAAAATATTGGTTTTCAGGGTATTTAACTAATATATTATACCTATATTTGTAATTAAATAATGATATATGCCTTCTTTGTGCATATGGAAGAGATAAAATCCTATGTCCTACTTTGCTTGTATTGATTATGGATGGGATACAAAGTATaggtgatctaccgcgagatcgtgtGTGAATGAAGCTATCCTCTATGGTCCTGGCACCgtagtttatatagataccagggTGCCTAGGGTTCCACATAAGTCGGTTGTTCCTAGGGGCAAATACGTTGGAGACTATCTCAAAGCTTTGGGGTGCATGCAAGTCTTCGGATCATTCCTTCTTGGCTTGCTTGGTCACGATGAACGAGGCCCACCAGTTGATAGGCTTAGGGGGTCCTTGGCCCAGCCCATAGGACGGGCAACCAACACACCGAGCACCACTAATCCATGACTTCGTTAGTAGCCTCTGAACTGGTGTTCAAGCCGATGATGTTCCTCAGTCCTCTGAACTTCTATTCGTATTTGGTTTTCTAAGCTGGTTCATCCTTACGCAGTTTCCAAAGTTGTTTTTCACTGGTCGAGTAGTCGTATAATCATCTAATTATCTTGTGCATGGATCAAAGTTGGCTAAGTTAGACGTGGCAGTGTCAGTGTGTAGCATAAAGATTGTTTTTGGAAAAAATAGTTGCCCATGCAAATATTACTGGAAATGATTAGCATTTAAAGTCTGCTTACATCAAGCAAAGCAATTCAGGCTATTGACGTTGTCAAGTGTGTGAATGCAGGAGCAGAAAGTGTAGATTTTCTCATGTGCATCAACTTTCATGGCCTTTTAAAATAGACCGTCACTTGAAAGGAATACACCTTGGATTGTATGACAGCGTCACTTGCAAGGAGAACACTTCGCATCATAATATTCGTATGACACTGTTCATACATTCAAATCAATCAACCCAAACTAGCTAGAAAAAGGACACTTAGATGGATTTGCTTGTTCCACTGCTTAGTGTTTCACTCTTGTTCTTCATAACAAAACAATTAGATTGGTACAAATGCTAAAAAAATAATGATACGAAATATTTTCACTGAAGGGTTTGTTTTAATTAACAGTAATAAATTGAAAATATTCAAAGATAATCATCATTATCTTTTACTGAAAATACACAGTAGCCAAAAAATCAGAACTCTCATTGGTTGGACATCACTTGCTGCCCAGGGTCATTCTCTTTGTTGCAGATTTCTTCAGTACGGAGTCTGTTAGGCTTTTCCATGGAAGAGTTGCTTTCCGGTATAGTGAGAATTTGCTTAACATCTTGTTCTTGCCTCTCACATTAGAAATGCAGATCACTGCGATTCACTAGATTGACTTCACTGCAATTGTCTTGAGTGATGGAGCTGAGCTTGCCATCAACATTAGTACTTGCTTCTTTTCCAACTTTGGAGCCAGTACGAAAATCAGCCCTCTAGTGTTTTCCTGAAGAATGATCTTTTCTTAATATGACATCTGCATTCTCCAAAACCTCTTTAGCCTTCATAATCCTGACGTCCAATTTGAACATTAGCACACACTTCTTTGAAGCGAGACTAACAACATGTTCGTAGACAGACAAGGCATCAATCCTAGAAAAGCTTCTTCTATATCCAGATGCATGAGCCTCTATCTTTCGAACCTCATCAAATGAGAAAAGCTGAAAGAATAACACTTCATTCCATCACTAAAATCACTACTTCCAGCATATGCATACCCAAAAGACGTATAGAAACATTGTGATTCACCTTAGCAGGGAGGTAGACTTCATACGATGCTCCAGGGTAACAGATCATCTTCAGAGCTGTTGCAAAATGGATTAAAACCCAATTCTTAGTGTCGATTTCAGATGTAACCATGAAGTCCTTTAGAAGAAGGTGGAAGAACTTCAAATACTCCTTCTCACATAATTCGATATCATGCAGGAGATA
This portion of the Triticum dicoccoides isolate Atlit2015 ecotype Zavitan chromosome 7A, WEW_v2.0, whole genome shotgun sequence genome encodes:
- the LOC119328622 gene encoding uncharacterized protein LOC119328622, with amino-acid sequence MAENKGHIHGACRSSPFKIVLVRAYTAYSAKRDLTYHMAHACVYSSKTRTWGKDVSALLPCDSYIPGHHSVFAGNALYWYLPGYILKFDMGMESLRVIRKLPVAKDCYDTSHIIRSKGGGVGIAFLSYPTFQVWDMKNFKKKNNCHGGTRWALRKPISLELGCGSGIRMKQAIVGYDEDGHQIFFRVGSNIFIVELVSMKSSKLWRSYSTHKYHPYTCYYTAALETSADNASMTYGGDQENTAQGGSVQI